A window of the Pungitius pungitius chromosome 3, fPunPun2.1, whole genome shotgun sequence genome harbors these coding sequences:
- the sidt2 gene encoding SID1 transmembrane family member 2 isoform X5, producing the protein MVFRSCWKSRHKKSRGAAVRPAALLWFCVAQLVCSGDALGETVVQKEAEFDITYNDTVTSVNQTIYAFNHTVSRNKSEGVRVSVDVLSQDFESPILFVVRQKQAVLSFQIPLILRGLYQRKYPYNHVGRTLCQPPTLVASETQYFFVDVSTLSSQGTNYQLRVSRVESFTLHTDKKFSFTASPSQPQYFKYVFPDGVDTVIVKVNSDMTFPCSVMSIQDIQCPVYDLDNNVAFIGMYQTMTKKGAITVQRKDFPSNSFYVVVVVKTEDEACGGPLRFYPLLPDVLIDAGNRSKDIDVIVTPAIKLKVYVMGMLFCLGIFLSFYLLTFLIACLENKRLCRKKKRECLIPANVSPAETGKMPASPYEYGSFADNGSTLSSEAITDSATSTDNYGYAERSLDSIGRSRLESLSSVEEDDYDTLDDIDSDKNIVRTKKFLYVADLSRKDKRILSKKYQIYFWNIATIAVFYALPVVQLVITYQTVVNVTGNQDICYYNFLCAHPMGALSAFNNILSNLGYVLLGLLFLLIVLKRDVIHQRALLRNDLNALECGIPKHFGLYYAMGTALMMEGLLSACYHVCPNYTNFQFDTSFMYMIAGLCMLKLYQKRHPDINASAYTAYACLAGVIFFSVLGVVFGKGNNVFWIVFSVIHILATMLLSTQLYYMGRWHLDSGILRRIVHVIYTDCIRQCSGPMYIDRMVLLVMGNIVNWSLAAYGLIERPNDFASYLLAIAICNLLLYFAFYIIMKLRSGERIQCLPLVIILFTAVVWGLALYFFFQGLSTWQKTPAESREHNRDCILLEFFDDHDIWHFLSSIAMFGSFLVLLTMDDDLDAVQRDKIFAF; encoded by the exons ATGGTGTTCAGGAGCTGCTGGAAGTCGCGACATAAAAAAAGCCGCGGAGCTGCCGTCCGGCCGGCGGCGCTGCTCTGGTTCTGTGTGGCCCAGCTCGTGTGCAGCGGCGACGCGCTCGGCGAGACTGTGGTCCAGAAAGAGGCCGAATTCGACATCACGTACAACGACACGGTGACGAGTGTCAACCAGACCATCTACGCGTTCAACCACACCGTCTCCAGGAACAAG TCGGAGGGCGTGCGCGTGTCCGTGGATGTTTTGTCACAGGACTTCGAGAGTCCCATCCTGTTCGTGGTGCGACAGAAGCAAGCAGTGCTGTCTTTTCAAATCCCCCTCATTCTAAGAGGCCT CTACCAGAGGAAGTACCCTTACAACCACGTGGGCCGGACCCTGTGCCAGCCTCCGACCCTGGTCGCCTCAGAGACCCAGTACTTCTTCGTGGACGTGTCAACCCTCTCCAGCCAGGGAACAAACTACCAGTTGAGGGTCAGCCGCGTGGAGAGCTTCACCCTGCA TACGGACAAGAAGTTCAGCTTCACCGCGTCGCCGTCTCAACCGCAG taCTTCAAGTATGTCTTCCCAGATGGGGTAGACACTGTGATCGTCAAGGTCAACTCTGACATGACCTTTCCCTGCTCCGTCATGTCCATCCAGGACATCCAG TGCCCCGTCTATGACCTCGACAACAACGTTGCCTTCATTGGGATGTACCAGACGATGACCAAAAAAGGCGCCATCACCGTGCAG AGAAAAGACTTTCCCAGCAACAGCTTctacgtggtggtggtggtgaaaacGGAGGACGAGGCGTGCGGCGGGCCGCTGCGGTTCTACCCTCTTCTCCCCGATGTCCTCATCGACGCCGGCAACCGCAGCAAGGACATCGATGTCATCGTCACGCCCGCCATCAAAT TGAAGGTGTACGTGATGGGCATGCTGTTCTGTCTGGggatcttcctctccttctatCTGCTCACCTTCCTCATAGCCTGTCTGGAGAACAAGCG TTtgtgcaggaagaagaagagagagtgtCTGATTCCTGCCAACGTGTCGCCTGCGGAGACAG GGAAAATGCCAGCCTCACCTTATGAATACGGGTCGTTCG ctgaCAACGGCAGCACGCTCAGCTCGGAGGCCATCACGGACAGCGCCACCTCAACCGACAACTACGGATACGCCG AGCGGTCGTTGGACAGTATTGGACGCAGCCGGCTGGAGTCTCTGAGctcggtggaggaggacgactaCGACACGCTGGACGACATCGACTCGGACAAAAACATTGTCCGCACCAAA AAGTTCCTGTACGTGGCCGACCTGTCCCGCAAAGACAAGAGGATCCTCAGCAAGAAATACCAAATCTACTTCTG GAACATCGCTACCATTGCTGTGTTCTACGCGCTGCCGGTCGTCCAGCTGGTCATCACCTACCAGACG GTGGTCAACGTCACAGGAAACCAGGACATCTGCTACTACAACTTCCTGTGTGCTCACCCGATGGGGGCCCTGAG cgccttCAACAACATCCTCAGTAACCTGGGTTACGTGCTGCTgggactcctcttcctccttatcGTCCTCAAGAGAGACGTCATCCACCAGCGAGCTCTGCTCCGCAACGACCTCAACGCGCTG GAGTGTGGCATCCCAAAGCACTTTGGTCTGTACTACGCCATGGGAACGGCCCTGATGATGGAGGGCCTGCTGAGCGCCTGCTACCACGTCTGTCCCAACTACACCAACTTCCAGTTTG ACACCTCCTTCATGTACATGATCGCTGGACTGTGCATGTTGAAGTTGTACCAGAAGAGACACCCAGACATCAACGCGAGTGCTTACACTGCGTACGCCTGCCTGGCCGGGGTCATCTTCTTCTCTGTGCTGGGAGTG GTCTTTGGGAAAGGAAACAACGTGTTCTGGATCGTGTTCTCGGTGATCCACATCCTGGCCACCATGCTGCTCAGCACGCAGCTCTACTACATGGGCCGCTGGCACCTCG ACTCCGGGATCCTCCGCAGGATCGTGCACGTCATCTACACGGATTGCATCCGGCAGTGCAGTGGACCCATGTACATT GACCGGATGGTTCTGCTGGTCATGGGGAACATAGTCAACTGGTCTCT AGCTGCCTACGGCCTCATAGAGCGACCCAACGACTTTGCCTCCTACCTGTTGGCCATCGCCATCTGCAACCTGCTGCTCTACTTtgccttttacatcattatgaag cTGCGGAGCGGCGAGAGAATCCAGTGTCTACCGTTGGTGATTATTCTGTTCACAGCTGTGGTTTGGGGCCTCGCACTGTATTTCTTCTTCCAGGGTCTCAGCACCTGGCAG AAAACCCCGGCGGAGTCTCGCGAGCACAACAGGGACTGCATCCTGCTCGAGTTCTTTGACGACCACGACATTTggcacttcctctcctccatcgcCATGTTCGGGTCCTTCCTG gTCCTCCTGACCATGGACGATGACCTCGACGCCGTCCAGCGGGACAAGATCTTTGCCTTCTAG
- the sidt2 gene encoding SID1 transmembrane family member 2 isoform X3, with amino-acid sequence MVFRSCWKSRHKKSRGAAVRPAALLWFCVAQLVCSGDALGETVVQKEAEFDITYNDTVTSVNQTIYAFNHTVSRNKSEGVRVSVDVLSQDFESPILFVVRQKQAVLSFQIPLILRGLYQRKYPYNHVGRTLCQPPTLVASETQYFFVDVSTLSSQGTNYQLRVSRVESFTLHTDKKFSFTASPSQPQYFKYVFPDGVDTVIVKVNSDMTFPCSVMSIQDIQCPVYDLDNNVAFIGMYQTMTKKGAITVQRKDFPSNSFYVVVVVKTEDEACGGPLRFYPLLPDVLIDAGNRSKDIDVIVTPAIKLKVYVMGMLFCLGIFLSFYLLTFLIACLENKRLCRKKKRECLIPANVSPAETASLLGQNGDGKMPASPYEYGSFADNGSTLSSEAITDSATSTDNYGYAERSLDSIGRSRLESLSSVEEDDYDTLDDIDSDKNIVRTKKFLYVADLSRKDKRILSKKYQIYFWNIATIAVFYALPVVQLVITYQTVVNVTGNQDICYYNFLCAHPMGALSAFNNILSNLGYVLLGLLFLLIVLKRDVIHQRALLRNDLNALECGIPKHFGLYYAMGTALMMEGLLSACYHVCPNYTNFQFDTSFMYMIAGLCMLKLYQKRHPDINASAYTAYACLAGVIFFSVLGVVFGKGNNVFWIVFSVIHILATMLLSTQLYYMGRWHLDSGILRRIVHVIYTDCIRQCSGPMYIDRMVLLVMGNIVNWSLAAYGLIERPNDFASYLLAIAICNLLLYFAFYIIMKLRSGERIQCLPLVIILFTAVVWGLALYFFFQGLSTWQKTPAESREHNRDCILLEFFDDHDIWHFLSSIAMFGSFLVLLTMDDDLDAVQRDKIFAF; translated from the exons ATGGTGTTCAGGAGCTGCTGGAAGTCGCGACATAAAAAAAGCCGCGGAGCTGCCGTCCGGCCGGCGGCGCTGCTCTGGTTCTGTGTGGCCCAGCTCGTGTGCAGCGGCGACGCGCTCGGCGAGACTGTGGTCCAGAAAGAGGCCGAATTCGACATCACGTACAACGACACGGTGACGAGTGTCAACCAGACCATCTACGCGTTCAACCACACCGTCTCCAGGAACAAG TCGGAGGGCGTGCGCGTGTCCGTGGATGTTTTGTCACAGGACTTCGAGAGTCCCATCCTGTTCGTGGTGCGACAGAAGCAAGCAGTGCTGTCTTTTCAAATCCCCCTCATTCTAAGAGGCCT CTACCAGAGGAAGTACCCTTACAACCACGTGGGCCGGACCCTGTGCCAGCCTCCGACCCTGGTCGCCTCAGAGACCCAGTACTTCTTCGTGGACGTGTCAACCCTCTCCAGCCAGGGAACAAACTACCAGTTGAGGGTCAGCCGCGTGGAGAGCTTCACCCTGCA TACGGACAAGAAGTTCAGCTTCACCGCGTCGCCGTCTCAACCGCAG taCTTCAAGTATGTCTTCCCAGATGGGGTAGACACTGTGATCGTCAAGGTCAACTCTGACATGACCTTTCCCTGCTCCGTCATGTCCATCCAGGACATCCAG TGCCCCGTCTATGACCTCGACAACAACGTTGCCTTCATTGGGATGTACCAGACGATGACCAAAAAAGGCGCCATCACCGTGCAG AGAAAAGACTTTCCCAGCAACAGCTTctacgtggtggtggtggtgaaaacGGAGGACGAGGCGTGCGGCGGGCCGCTGCGGTTCTACCCTCTTCTCCCCGATGTCCTCATCGACGCCGGCAACCGCAGCAAGGACATCGATGTCATCGTCACGCCCGCCATCAAAT TGAAGGTGTACGTGATGGGCATGCTGTTCTGTCTGGggatcttcctctccttctatCTGCTCACCTTCCTCATAGCCTGTCTGGAGAACAAGCG TTtgtgcaggaagaagaagagagagtgtCTGATTCCTGCCAACGTGTCGCCTGCGGAGACAG CTTCTCTGCTCGGGCAGAATGGAGATG GGAAAATGCCAGCCTCACCTTATGAATACGGGTCGTTCG ctgaCAACGGCAGCACGCTCAGCTCGGAGGCCATCACGGACAGCGCCACCTCAACCGACAACTACGGATACGCCG AGCGGTCGTTGGACAGTATTGGACGCAGCCGGCTGGAGTCTCTGAGctcggtggaggaggacgactaCGACACGCTGGACGACATCGACTCGGACAAAAACATTGTCCGCACCAAA AAGTTCCTGTACGTGGCCGACCTGTCCCGCAAAGACAAGAGGATCCTCAGCAAGAAATACCAAATCTACTTCTG GAACATCGCTACCATTGCTGTGTTCTACGCGCTGCCGGTCGTCCAGCTGGTCATCACCTACCAGACG GTGGTCAACGTCACAGGAAACCAGGACATCTGCTACTACAACTTCCTGTGTGCTCACCCGATGGGGGCCCTGAG cgccttCAACAACATCCTCAGTAACCTGGGTTACGTGCTGCTgggactcctcttcctccttatcGTCCTCAAGAGAGACGTCATCCACCAGCGAGCTCTGCTCCGCAACGACCTCAACGCGCTG GAGTGTGGCATCCCAAAGCACTTTGGTCTGTACTACGCCATGGGAACGGCCCTGATGATGGAGGGCCTGCTGAGCGCCTGCTACCACGTCTGTCCCAACTACACCAACTTCCAGTTTG ACACCTCCTTCATGTACATGATCGCTGGACTGTGCATGTTGAAGTTGTACCAGAAGAGACACCCAGACATCAACGCGAGTGCTTACACTGCGTACGCCTGCCTGGCCGGGGTCATCTTCTTCTCTGTGCTGGGAGTG GTCTTTGGGAAAGGAAACAACGTGTTCTGGATCGTGTTCTCGGTGATCCACATCCTGGCCACCATGCTGCTCAGCACGCAGCTCTACTACATGGGCCGCTGGCACCTCG ACTCCGGGATCCTCCGCAGGATCGTGCACGTCATCTACACGGATTGCATCCGGCAGTGCAGTGGACCCATGTACATT GACCGGATGGTTCTGCTGGTCATGGGGAACATAGTCAACTGGTCTCT AGCTGCCTACGGCCTCATAGAGCGACCCAACGACTTTGCCTCCTACCTGTTGGCCATCGCCATCTGCAACCTGCTGCTCTACTTtgccttttacatcattatgaag cTGCGGAGCGGCGAGAGAATCCAGTGTCTACCGTTGGTGATTATTCTGTTCACAGCTGTGGTTTGGGGCCTCGCACTGTATTTCTTCTTCCAGGGTCTCAGCACCTGGCAG AAAACCCCGGCGGAGTCTCGCGAGCACAACAGGGACTGCATCCTGCTCGAGTTCTTTGACGACCACGACATTTggcacttcctctcctccatcgcCATGTTCGGGTCCTTCCTG gTCCTCCTGACCATGGACGATGACCTCGACGCCGTCCAGCGGGACAAGATCTTTGCCTTCTAG
- the sidt2 gene encoding SID1 transmembrane family member 2 isoform X4 — protein sequence MVFRSCWKSRHKKSRGAAVRPAALLWFCVAQLVCSGDALGETVVQKEAEFDITYNDTVTSVNQTIYAFNHTVSRNKSEGVRVSVDVLSQDFESPILFVVRQKQAVLSFQIPLILRGLYQRKYPYNHVGRTLCQPPTLVASETQYFFVDVSTLSSQGTNYQLRVSRVESFTLHTDKKFSFTASPSQPQYFKYVFPDGVDTVIVKVNSDMTFPCSVMSIQDIQCPVYDLDNNVAFIGMYQTMTKKGAITVQRKDFPSNSFYVVVVVKTEDEACGGPLRFYPLLPDVLIDAGNRSKDIDVIVTPAIKLKVYVMGMLFCLGIFLSFYLLTFLIACLENKRLCRKKKRECLIPANVSPAETADNGSTLSSEAITDSATSTDNYGYAGQEVFKRRPILNRVHQFAICIERSLDSIGRSRLESLSSVEEDDYDTLDDIDSDKNIVRTKKFLYVADLSRKDKRILSKKYQIYFWNIATIAVFYALPVVQLVITYQTVVNVTGNQDICYYNFLCAHPMGALSAFNNILSNLGYVLLGLLFLLIVLKRDVIHQRALLRNDLNALECGIPKHFGLYYAMGTALMMEGLLSACYHVCPNYTNFQFDTSFMYMIAGLCMLKLYQKRHPDINASAYTAYACLAGVIFFSVLGVVFGKGNNVFWIVFSVIHILATMLLSTQLYYMGRWHLDSGILRRIVHVIYTDCIRQCSGPMYIDRMVLLVMGNIVNWSLAAYGLIERPNDFASYLLAIAICNLLLYFAFYIIMKLRSGERIQCLPLVIILFTAVVWGLALYFFFQGLSTWQKTPAESREHNRDCILLEFFDDHDIWHFLSSIAMFGSFLVLLTMDDDLDAVQRDKIFAF from the exons ATGGTGTTCAGGAGCTGCTGGAAGTCGCGACATAAAAAAAGCCGCGGAGCTGCCGTCCGGCCGGCGGCGCTGCTCTGGTTCTGTGTGGCCCAGCTCGTGTGCAGCGGCGACGCGCTCGGCGAGACTGTGGTCCAGAAAGAGGCCGAATTCGACATCACGTACAACGACACGGTGACGAGTGTCAACCAGACCATCTACGCGTTCAACCACACCGTCTCCAGGAACAAG TCGGAGGGCGTGCGCGTGTCCGTGGATGTTTTGTCACAGGACTTCGAGAGTCCCATCCTGTTCGTGGTGCGACAGAAGCAAGCAGTGCTGTCTTTTCAAATCCCCCTCATTCTAAGAGGCCT CTACCAGAGGAAGTACCCTTACAACCACGTGGGCCGGACCCTGTGCCAGCCTCCGACCCTGGTCGCCTCAGAGACCCAGTACTTCTTCGTGGACGTGTCAACCCTCTCCAGCCAGGGAACAAACTACCAGTTGAGGGTCAGCCGCGTGGAGAGCTTCACCCTGCA TACGGACAAGAAGTTCAGCTTCACCGCGTCGCCGTCTCAACCGCAG taCTTCAAGTATGTCTTCCCAGATGGGGTAGACACTGTGATCGTCAAGGTCAACTCTGACATGACCTTTCCCTGCTCCGTCATGTCCATCCAGGACATCCAG TGCCCCGTCTATGACCTCGACAACAACGTTGCCTTCATTGGGATGTACCAGACGATGACCAAAAAAGGCGCCATCACCGTGCAG AGAAAAGACTTTCCCAGCAACAGCTTctacgtggtggtggtggtgaaaacGGAGGACGAGGCGTGCGGCGGGCCGCTGCGGTTCTACCCTCTTCTCCCCGATGTCCTCATCGACGCCGGCAACCGCAGCAAGGACATCGATGTCATCGTCACGCCCGCCATCAAAT TGAAGGTGTACGTGATGGGCATGCTGTTCTGTCTGGggatcttcctctccttctatCTGCTCACCTTCCTCATAGCCTGTCTGGAGAACAAGCG TTtgtgcaggaagaagaagagagagtgtCTGATTCCTGCCAACGTGTCGCCTGCGGAGACAG ctgaCAACGGCAGCACGCTCAGCTCGGAGGCCATCACGGACAGCGCCACCTCAACCGACAACTACGGATACGCCG GACAGGAGGTTTTCAAACGTCGGCCAATCCTCAATCGCGTTCATCAGTTTGCCATCTGCATCG AGCGGTCGTTGGACAGTATTGGACGCAGCCGGCTGGAGTCTCTGAGctcggtggaggaggacgactaCGACACGCTGGACGACATCGACTCGGACAAAAACATTGTCCGCACCAAA AAGTTCCTGTACGTGGCCGACCTGTCCCGCAAAGACAAGAGGATCCTCAGCAAGAAATACCAAATCTACTTCTG GAACATCGCTACCATTGCTGTGTTCTACGCGCTGCCGGTCGTCCAGCTGGTCATCACCTACCAGACG GTGGTCAACGTCACAGGAAACCAGGACATCTGCTACTACAACTTCCTGTGTGCTCACCCGATGGGGGCCCTGAG cgccttCAACAACATCCTCAGTAACCTGGGTTACGTGCTGCTgggactcctcttcctccttatcGTCCTCAAGAGAGACGTCATCCACCAGCGAGCTCTGCTCCGCAACGACCTCAACGCGCTG GAGTGTGGCATCCCAAAGCACTTTGGTCTGTACTACGCCATGGGAACGGCCCTGATGATGGAGGGCCTGCTGAGCGCCTGCTACCACGTCTGTCCCAACTACACCAACTTCCAGTTTG ACACCTCCTTCATGTACATGATCGCTGGACTGTGCATGTTGAAGTTGTACCAGAAGAGACACCCAGACATCAACGCGAGTGCTTACACTGCGTACGCCTGCCTGGCCGGGGTCATCTTCTTCTCTGTGCTGGGAGTG GTCTTTGGGAAAGGAAACAACGTGTTCTGGATCGTGTTCTCGGTGATCCACATCCTGGCCACCATGCTGCTCAGCACGCAGCTCTACTACATGGGCCGCTGGCACCTCG ACTCCGGGATCCTCCGCAGGATCGTGCACGTCATCTACACGGATTGCATCCGGCAGTGCAGTGGACCCATGTACATT GACCGGATGGTTCTGCTGGTCATGGGGAACATAGTCAACTGGTCTCT AGCTGCCTACGGCCTCATAGAGCGACCCAACGACTTTGCCTCCTACCTGTTGGCCATCGCCATCTGCAACCTGCTGCTCTACTTtgccttttacatcattatgaag cTGCGGAGCGGCGAGAGAATCCAGTGTCTACCGTTGGTGATTATTCTGTTCACAGCTGTGGTTTGGGGCCTCGCACTGTATTTCTTCTTCCAGGGTCTCAGCACCTGGCAG AAAACCCCGGCGGAGTCTCGCGAGCACAACAGGGACTGCATCCTGCTCGAGTTCTTTGACGACCACGACATTTggcacttcctctcctccatcgcCATGTTCGGGTCCTTCCTG gTCCTCCTGACCATGGACGATGACCTCGACGCCGTCCAGCGGGACAAGATCTTTGCCTTCTAG
- the sidt2 gene encoding SID1 transmembrane family member 2 isoform X2 — protein sequence MVFRSCWKSRHKKSRGAAVRPAALLWFCVAQLVCSGDALGETVVQKEAEFDITYNDTVTSVNQTIYAFNHTVSRNKSEGVRVSVDVLSQDFESPILFVVRQKQAVLSFQIPLILRGLYQRKYPYNHVGRTLCQPPTLVASETQYFFVDVSTLSSQGTNYQLRVSRVESFTLHTDKKFSFTASPSQPQYFKYVFPDGVDTVIVKVNSDMTFPCSVMSIQDIQCPVYDLDNNVAFIGMYQTMTKKGAITVQRKDFPSNSFYVVVVVKTEDEACGGPLRFYPLLPDVLIDAGNRSKDIDVIVTPAIKLKVYVMGMLFCLGIFLSFYLLTFLIACLENKRLCRKKKRECLIPANVSPAETGKMPASPYEYGSFADNGSTLSSEAITDSATSTDNYGYAGQEVFKRRPILNRVHQFAICIERSLDSIGRSRLESLSSVEEDDYDTLDDIDSDKNIVRTKKFLYVADLSRKDKRILSKKYQIYFWNIATIAVFYALPVVQLVITYQTVVNVTGNQDICYYNFLCAHPMGALSAFNNILSNLGYVLLGLLFLLIVLKRDVIHQRALLRNDLNALECGIPKHFGLYYAMGTALMMEGLLSACYHVCPNYTNFQFDTSFMYMIAGLCMLKLYQKRHPDINASAYTAYACLAGVIFFSVLGVVFGKGNNVFWIVFSVIHILATMLLSTQLYYMGRWHLDSGILRRIVHVIYTDCIRQCSGPMYIDRMVLLVMGNIVNWSLAAYGLIERPNDFASYLLAIAICNLLLYFAFYIIMKLRSGERIQCLPLVIILFTAVVWGLALYFFFQGLSTWQKTPAESREHNRDCILLEFFDDHDIWHFLSSIAMFGSFLVLLTMDDDLDAVQRDKIFAF from the exons ATGGTGTTCAGGAGCTGCTGGAAGTCGCGACATAAAAAAAGCCGCGGAGCTGCCGTCCGGCCGGCGGCGCTGCTCTGGTTCTGTGTGGCCCAGCTCGTGTGCAGCGGCGACGCGCTCGGCGAGACTGTGGTCCAGAAAGAGGCCGAATTCGACATCACGTACAACGACACGGTGACGAGTGTCAACCAGACCATCTACGCGTTCAACCACACCGTCTCCAGGAACAAG TCGGAGGGCGTGCGCGTGTCCGTGGATGTTTTGTCACAGGACTTCGAGAGTCCCATCCTGTTCGTGGTGCGACAGAAGCAAGCAGTGCTGTCTTTTCAAATCCCCCTCATTCTAAGAGGCCT CTACCAGAGGAAGTACCCTTACAACCACGTGGGCCGGACCCTGTGCCAGCCTCCGACCCTGGTCGCCTCAGAGACCCAGTACTTCTTCGTGGACGTGTCAACCCTCTCCAGCCAGGGAACAAACTACCAGTTGAGGGTCAGCCGCGTGGAGAGCTTCACCCTGCA TACGGACAAGAAGTTCAGCTTCACCGCGTCGCCGTCTCAACCGCAG taCTTCAAGTATGTCTTCCCAGATGGGGTAGACACTGTGATCGTCAAGGTCAACTCTGACATGACCTTTCCCTGCTCCGTCATGTCCATCCAGGACATCCAG TGCCCCGTCTATGACCTCGACAACAACGTTGCCTTCATTGGGATGTACCAGACGATGACCAAAAAAGGCGCCATCACCGTGCAG AGAAAAGACTTTCCCAGCAACAGCTTctacgtggtggtggtggtgaaaacGGAGGACGAGGCGTGCGGCGGGCCGCTGCGGTTCTACCCTCTTCTCCCCGATGTCCTCATCGACGCCGGCAACCGCAGCAAGGACATCGATGTCATCGTCACGCCCGCCATCAAAT TGAAGGTGTACGTGATGGGCATGCTGTTCTGTCTGGggatcttcctctccttctatCTGCTCACCTTCCTCATAGCCTGTCTGGAGAACAAGCG TTtgtgcaggaagaagaagagagagtgtCTGATTCCTGCCAACGTGTCGCCTGCGGAGACAG GGAAAATGCCAGCCTCACCTTATGAATACGGGTCGTTCG ctgaCAACGGCAGCACGCTCAGCTCGGAGGCCATCACGGACAGCGCCACCTCAACCGACAACTACGGATACGCCG GACAGGAGGTTTTCAAACGTCGGCCAATCCTCAATCGCGTTCATCAGTTTGCCATCTGCATCG AGCGGTCGTTGGACAGTATTGGACGCAGCCGGCTGGAGTCTCTGAGctcggtggaggaggacgactaCGACACGCTGGACGACATCGACTCGGACAAAAACATTGTCCGCACCAAA AAGTTCCTGTACGTGGCCGACCTGTCCCGCAAAGACAAGAGGATCCTCAGCAAGAAATACCAAATCTACTTCTG GAACATCGCTACCATTGCTGTGTTCTACGCGCTGCCGGTCGTCCAGCTGGTCATCACCTACCAGACG GTGGTCAACGTCACAGGAAACCAGGACATCTGCTACTACAACTTCCTGTGTGCTCACCCGATGGGGGCCCTGAG cgccttCAACAACATCCTCAGTAACCTGGGTTACGTGCTGCTgggactcctcttcctccttatcGTCCTCAAGAGAGACGTCATCCACCAGCGAGCTCTGCTCCGCAACGACCTCAACGCGCTG GAGTGTGGCATCCCAAAGCACTTTGGTCTGTACTACGCCATGGGAACGGCCCTGATGATGGAGGGCCTGCTGAGCGCCTGCTACCACGTCTGTCCCAACTACACCAACTTCCAGTTTG ACACCTCCTTCATGTACATGATCGCTGGACTGTGCATGTTGAAGTTGTACCAGAAGAGACACCCAGACATCAACGCGAGTGCTTACACTGCGTACGCCTGCCTGGCCGGGGTCATCTTCTTCTCTGTGCTGGGAGTG GTCTTTGGGAAAGGAAACAACGTGTTCTGGATCGTGTTCTCGGTGATCCACATCCTGGCCACCATGCTGCTCAGCACGCAGCTCTACTACATGGGCCGCTGGCACCTCG ACTCCGGGATCCTCCGCAGGATCGTGCACGTCATCTACACGGATTGCATCCGGCAGTGCAGTGGACCCATGTACATT GACCGGATGGTTCTGCTGGTCATGGGGAACATAGTCAACTGGTCTCT AGCTGCCTACGGCCTCATAGAGCGACCCAACGACTTTGCCTCCTACCTGTTGGCCATCGCCATCTGCAACCTGCTGCTCTACTTtgccttttacatcattatgaag cTGCGGAGCGGCGAGAGAATCCAGTGTCTACCGTTGGTGATTATTCTGTTCACAGCTGTGGTTTGGGGCCTCGCACTGTATTTCTTCTTCCAGGGTCTCAGCACCTGGCAG AAAACCCCGGCGGAGTCTCGCGAGCACAACAGGGACTGCATCCTGCTCGAGTTCTTTGACGACCACGACATTTggcacttcctctcctccatcgcCATGTTCGGGTCCTTCCTG gTCCTCCTGACCATGGACGATGACCTCGACGCCGTCCAGCGGGACAAGATCTTTGCCTTCTAG